A portion of the Rhinolophus sinicus isolate RSC01 linkage group LG03, ASM3656204v1, whole genome shotgun sequence genome contains these proteins:
- the FBXO24 gene encoding F-box only protein 24 isoform X1: MKNSPVFLYRVSTKRTSSGKTSYYSLKVKRSCPSCGPELEVEEEKKGRGNSISVQLFPPELVEHIISFLPVRDVVALGQTCHYFHEVCDAEGVWRRICRRLSPRLREQGSGVRPWKRAAILNYTKGLYFQAFGGRRRCLSKSVAPLLAHGYRRFLPTKDHVFILDYSGTLFFLKNALVSSTLGQIQWKRACRYVVLCRGAKDFASDPRCDTVYRKYLYVLATREQLGVAGATGSRACDCVEVYLQSSGQRVFKMTFHHSMSFKQIVLVGQETQRALLLLTEEGKIYFLVVNETQLDQPRSYTVQLVLRKVSCCLPHLRVACMASNQSSTLYITDQGGVYFEVHTPGVYRDLFGTLQAFDPLDHQMPLALSLPAKVLFCALGYNHLGLVDEFGRIFMQGNNRYGQLGTGDKMDRGEPTQVHYLQRPIALWCGLNHSLVLSQASDFRKELLGCGCGAGGRLPGWPKGSASFVKLHVKVPLCACSLCSTRECLYMLSSHDIEHHPAYRDLPASKVVGTPEPNPGSGEPQDPGGTAWDCEEYLSQIHSCPTLLDRMEKMKEIVGWMPLMAAQKDFFWEALDMLQRAAGGVDQAPPTPES; encoded by the exons ATGAAGAATTCACCAGTGTTTCTCTACAGAGTTAGTACTAAAAGGACCTCAAGTGGAAAAACGTCCTACTACTCCCTGAAA GTAAAGCGGAGCTGCCCTTCATGTGGCCCAGAGCTTGAGgttgaagaagagaagaaggggagagggaactCTATTTCTGTTCAGTTGTTTCCCCCAGAGCTG GTGGAACATATCATCTCATTCCTCCCAGTGAGAGATGTAGTCGCCCTAGGCCAGACCTGCCACTACTTCCACGAAGTGTGCGATGCTGAGGGCGTGTGGAGACGCATCTGTCGCAGGCTCAGTCCTCGCCTACGAGAGCAGGGTTCTGGGGTCCGGCCCTGGAAGAGAGCTGCCATTCTTAACT ACACGAAAGGCCTGTATTTCCAGGCATTTGGGGGCCGCCGCCGCTGTCTCAGCAAGAGTGTAGCCCCCCTGCTAGCCCATGGCTACCGCCGCTTCTTGCCCACCAAGGACCACGTCTTCATTCTCGACTATTCTGGGACCCTCTTCTTCCTCAAAAATGCCCTGGTCTCCTCCACCCTTGGCCAGATCCAGTGGAAGCGAGCCTGCCGCTATGTTGTACTGTGTCGTGGAGCTAAGGAC TTTGCCTCAGACCCAAGATGTGACACAGTGTACCGTAAATACCTCTATGTACTGGCCACTCGGGAGCAGCTGGGAGTGGCAGGCGCAACGGGCAGCCGGGCCTGTGACTGTGTCGAAGTCTACCTGCAGTCTAGTGGGCAGCGGGTCTTCAAGATGACCTTCCACCACTCCATGAGCTTCAAACAAATTGTGCTGGTTGGTCAGGAGACCCAGCGGGCTCTCCTGCTCCTCACAG AGGAAGGAAAGATCTACTTTTTGGTAGTGAATGAAACCCAGCTGGACCAACCACGTTCCTACACAGTTCAGCTGGTCCTGAGGAAGGTATCCTGTTGCCTGCCTCACCTGCGTGTGGCCTGCATGGCTTCCAACCAGAGCAGTACTCTCTATATCACGG ACCAGGGGGGAGTGTATTTTGAGGTGCATACCCCAGGGGTGTATCGTGATCTCTTTGGGACCCTTCAAGCATTTGACCCCTTGGACCATCAGATGCCACTTGCTCTCTCACTGCCTGCCAAG GTCCTATTCTGTGCTCTTGGCTACAATCACCTTGGCCTGGTGGATGAATTTGGCCGAATCTTTATGCAAGGAAATAACAGATATGGGCAGCTGGGAACAGGGGACAAAATGGACCGAGGGGAACCCACACAG GTGCATTATCTGCAACGTCCCATTGCTCTGTGGTGTGGCCTCAACCACTCCCTGGTGCTGAGCCAGGCCTCGGACTTCAGGAAGGAGCTGCTGGGCTGTGGCTGTGGGGCTGGAGGTCGCCTCCCTGGCTGGCCTAAGGGGAGCGCCTCCTTCGTCAAGCTCCATGTCAAG GTCCCTTTGTGTGCCTGCTCCCTCTGCTCTACCAGAGAGTGTCTCTACATGCTGTCCAGCCATGACATTGAGCACCATCCCGCCTATCGAGACCTCCCAGCCAGCAAGGTGGTGGGGACCCCCGAGCCCAACCCCGGGTCTGGAGAGCCCCAGGACCCTGGGGGGACAGCCTGGGACTGTGAGGAGTACCTCAGCCAGATTCACAGTTGCCCCACATTGCTGGACCGCATGGAAAAGATGAAGGAGATTGTGGGCTGGATGCCCTTGATGGCTGCACAGAAGGATTTCTTCTGGGAGGCCCTAGACATGCTGCAGAGGGCTGCGGGAGGGGTTGACCAAGCCCCCCCAACCCCTGAGAGTTGA
- the FBXO24 gene encoding F-box only protein 24 isoform X2 yields MKNSPVFLYRVKRSCPSCGPELEVEEEKKGRGNSISVQLFPPELVEHIISFLPVRDVVALGQTCHYFHEVCDAEGVWRRICRRLSPRLREQGSGVRPWKRAAILNYTKGLYFQAFGGRRRCLSKSVAPLLAHGYRRFLPTKDHVFILDYSGTLFFLKNALVSSTLGQIQWKRACRYVVLCRGAKDFASDPRCDTVYRKYLYVLATREQLGVAGATGSRACDCVEVYLQSSGQRVFKMTFHHSMSFKQIVLVGQETQRALLLLTEEGKIYFLVVNETQLDQPRSYTVQLVLRKVSCCLPHLRVACMASNQSSTLYITDQGGVYFEVHTPGVYRDLFGTLQAFDPLDHQMPLALSLPAKVLFCALGYNHLGLVDEFGRIFMQGNNRYGQLGTGDKMDRGEPTQVHYLQRPIALWCGLNHSLVLSQASDFRKELLGCGCGAGGRLPGWPKGSASFVKLHVKVPLCACSLCSTRECLYMLSSHDIEHHPAYRDLPASKVVGTPEPNPGSGEPQDPGGTAWDCEEYLSQIHSCPTLLDRMEKMKEIVGWMPLMAAQKDFFWEALDMLQRAAGGVDQAPPTPES; encoded by the exons ATGAAGAATTCACCAGTGTTTCTCTACAGA GTAAAGCGGAGCTGCCCTTCATGTGGCCCAGAGCTTGAGgttgaagaagagaagaaggggagagggaactCTATTTCTGTTCAGTTGTTTCCCCCAGAGCTG GTGGAACATATCATCTCATTCCTCCCAGTGAGAGATGTAGTCGCCCTAGGCCAGACCTGCCACTACTTCCACGAAGTGTGCGATGCTGAGGGCGTGTGGAGACGCATCTGTCGCAGGCTCAGTCCTCGCCTACGAGAGCAGGGTTCTGGGGTCCGGCCCTGGAAGAGAGCTGCCATTCTTAACT ACACGAAAGGCCTGTATTTCCAGGCATTTGGGGGCCGCCGCCGCTGTCTCAGCAAGAGTGTAGCCCCCCTGCTAGCCCATGGCTACCGCCGCTTCTTGCCCACCAAGGACCACGTCTTCATTCTCGACTATTCTGGGACCCTCTTCTTCCTCAAAAATGCCCTGGTCTCCTCCACCCTTGGCCAGATCCAGTGGAAGCGAGCCTGCCGCTATGTTGTACTGTGTCGTGGAGCTAAGGAC TTTGCCTCAGACCCAAGATGTGACACAGTGTACCGTAAATACCTCTATGTACTGGCCACTCGGGAGCAGCTGGGAGTGGCAGGCGCAACGGGCAGCCGGGCCTGTGACTGTGTCGAAGTCTACCTGCAGTCTAGTGGGCAGCGGGTCTTCAAGATGACCTTCCACCACTCCATGAGCTTCAAACAAATTGTGCTGGTTGGTCAGGAGACCCAGCGGGCTCTCCTGCTCCTCACAG AGGAAGGAAAGATCTACTTTTTGGTAGTGAATGAAACCCAGCTGGACCAACCACGTTCCTACACAGTTCAGCTGGTCCTGAGGAAGGTATCCTGTTGCCTGCCTCACCTGCGTGTGGCCTGCATGGCTTCCAACCAGAGCAGTACTCTCTATATCACGG ACCAGGGGGGAGTGTATTTTGAGGTGCATACCCCAGGGGTGTATCGTGATCTCTTTGGGACCCTTCAAGCATTTGACCCCTTGGACCATCAGATGCCACTTGCTCTCTCACTGCCTGCCAAG GTCCTATTCTGTGCTCTTGGCTACAATCACCTTGGCCTGGTGGATGAATTTGGCCGAATCTTTATGCAAGGAAATAACAGATATGGGCAGCTGGGAACAGGGGACAAAATGGACCGAGGGGAACCCACACAG GTGCATTATCTGCAACGTCCCATTGCTCTGTGGTGTGGCCTCAACCACTCCCTGGTGCTGAGCCAGGCCTCGGACTTCAGGAAGGAGCTGCTGGGCTGTGGCTGTGGGGCTGGAGGTCGCCTCCCTGGCTGGCCTAAGGGGAGCGCCTCCTTCGTCAAGCTCCATGTCAAG GTCCCTTTGTGTGCCTGCTCCCTCTGCTCTACCAGAGAGTGTCTCTACATGCTGTCCAGCCATGACATTGAGCACCATCCCGCCTATCGAGACCTCCCAGCCAGCAAGGTGGTGGGGACCCCCGAGCCCAACCCCGGGTCTGGAGAGCCCCAGGACCCTGGGGGGACAGCCTGGGACTGTGAGGAGTACCTCAGCCAGATTCACAGTTGCCCCACATTGCTGGACCGCATGGAAAAGATGAAGGAGATTGTGGGCTGGATGCCCTTGATGGCTGCACAGAAGGATTTCTTCTGGGAGGCCCTAGACATGCTGCAGAGGGCTGCGGGAGGGGTTGACCAAGCCCCCCCAACCCCTGAGAGTTGA